The genomic interval GATCGGCGAGCGGGGCAATGACAGCCTGTTCGGCGAGGCCGGCGACGACCGGCTCGGCGGCGGCGACGGCCACGACCGGCTCGACGGCAGCGAGGGCGATGACACGCTGGAGGGCGGGCGCGGCGCGGATACGCTGATCGGCGGGGCCGGCGCCGATGTCTTCGTCTTTTCCGGCTTGGACAATCTGGACGGCAGCACCGACGTCATTCTGGACTTCACCCCGGGCGAGGACCGCATCGATCTTTCCGGGCTGAACCTGACCTTCATCGGCGGCGACGCGTTCTCGGGCGCCGGCCAGGTCCGCGCCGACTGGTCGACGCCCGATGCGCATCGGCTGCTGGTCGATCTGGACGGCGACGGCCGCGCCGAGCTGACCATCGAGCTGGGTGCGCTGGCGCAACTGGACGCCTCGGACCTGTTGCTCTAGCGTTCGAGCAGGTCGCGGTGGCTGCGCTCCAGCAGCATCAGGCCCAGCAGCAGCAGCCCGACCGAGACGCCGATCACCAGCTCGTGGCTGAGATAACGCGCCTCATATGTCGGATAGATGCCTTCGCGCATCAGGCCGACGCAATGGATCAGCGGGTTGAACCAAAGGAAATCCTGCGCCTGGCTGGGCATGAGGTCATAAAGAAAGAAGATGCCGGACATCAGGAACAGCGGCCGGGTCAGGATCTGCCAGACGCGTTCCCAGATCGGGAAGGCAGTCATCAGATAGCAGTTCAGCGTTCCGACCCCGACGCCCAGCAGCGTCACCAGCAGCAGCGCCTCGAAGACCGAGGCCAGGTTCACCACAACCGGCAGGCGGTAGATCACGAAGATCCCCGAGATCACCAGCGCGATCACCGCGATATGGGTCAGCGCGTTCAGCAGCACCCGCGCGATCAGCGCATCGATGAAGGTCACGCTGGGATAGGCCAGGAACGGCCGCGAAAAGCGGATCGACGAGGCGGTCTTGTTGGCCAGGTCGTTGAACATGGCGAAGGGCAGGAAGCCGGTGGCGTAGAACAGCGGGAAATTCGAGCCCAGCCCGGGGCTGGTCAGCGCCAGGCTGAAGATCACCGACAGCAGCGCCACCCCCAGCACCGGCTCAAGCACCGCCCAGACATAACCCCCGGCCGAGCGGCCGTAGGTGGTGGCCATCTCGCGCAGCATCAGCGCCGCGACGATCCGCGCCATGCGAAAGCGCGGCCCGTTGCGGGCGGGGCGCCGGCGACGGCGAATTTTGCGGGATTTGTCGAACATGTGAACGCAAATACTGGTCTTGGCAGCCGGCAATATGTAACAAATGCACGCAAAAGGTAAACCAGCGAAAGCGCCATTGCCGTGACCATCCCCTCTGACCCGGCCGGCGGCAAGCCCGGCCAGCCAGCCCGGCCGGCCGGCGATCAGCAATCCTCGGCGCGTCCCGGCCCGCATCCCGGCCAGGGGGGAATGGCCGGACAGGCGGCCCCGCAAGCCGCGCCGCCGCAACGGCCGTTTCAGGCCGTGCAGGCAGCCGGCCCCGATCCGCAGCGCCCGCCGGGCCAGCGGCCGCCCGGCCCTCCGCCCCGGAACCACCCGGCGCAAGGCCAGACCGGTCCGGGCCAACCCCCGCAGGGCCAGCCCGCGCGACCCGCGGGCGCGCCGGGACAGCAGCGCCCGATGGCGCAGGGCAATCACCCCCCGCCCGCCCTGCGTCCGCAAGGACCGGGACAGGGCCAGCCGATCCCGGTGCGGCCCATGCAGCAGGCCGTGGCGCAGCCCGGCCCCCGGACGATGCCCGGCGCGCCCGCGATCCCGGTCCAGCCGGTGCGCCCGCCCGTCGGCCTGGCCCGGCCGCGCCGCCGGCACTGGCTGATGCTGGCCTCGTTCCTGGCGCTGGTGGTGCTGCCGACCGCGGTCTGGGCCTGGTATCTCTGGGTCCGCGCCAGCGACCAATATGTCTCGACCGTCGGCTTCTCGGTCCGCAAGGAACAGGCGACGCCCTCGATCGACCTGCTGGGGGGCCTGGCCCCCTTCGCGGGCGGCACCGGCGCGTCGGACACGGACATCCTTTATGAATACATCCGCAGCCAGGACATGGTCGAAAAGATCGACGCCCGGCTGGACCTGCGCGCGCGCTTCTCGCGCGACTGGCCGCATGACTTCGTCTTCGCCTTCGACCCCGAGGACCATATCGAGGATCTGACCGACTACTGGCAGCGCCAGGTCAAGGTCCTTTACGACAACACCACCGAGCTGATCACCCTGCAGGTCAGCGCCTTCTCTGCGCAGGACGCCCAGGCCATCGCCGCGGCGGTGTTCCAGGAAAGCTCGGACAAGATCAACCAGCTTTCAACCATCGCCCGCGACGACGCCACCCGGCTGGCCAAGGCCGAGCTGGAAAAGGCCCGCGCCGAACTGACCGAGACGCGGCAGGCGATGACCGCCTTCCGCATGCGCTCGCAGATCGTCGATCCCGAGGCGGACCTGGCCGGGCAAATGGGCGTGCTGAGCGGGCTGCAGGCGCAACTGGCCGAGGCGCTGGTCGCCCATGACATGCTGCTGGACAATGCCCAGCCCACCGACCACCGCGTCACCCAGTCGCAGCAGAAGATCGACGCCCTGCGCCGGCTGATCGACGCCGAGCGCGGCAAGTTCGGCGCCGAGGGTCAGGGGCCGTCGGGCGAAAGCTATGCCCAGCTGATGGCCGAATACGAAAAGCTCGCCGTGGACCGCGAATTCGCCGAGGGCGCCTATCGCTCGGCCCGCATCGCCTATGAGACGGCGCTGGCCGAGGCGCAGCGTCAGGCCCGCTACCTGGCCGCCCATATCGAGCCCAAGGTGGCGCAAAGCTCGACCGAGCCGAACCGGCCCTGGCTGCTGGCCATGGTCGCGGGCATGCTGCTGGCCGGCTGGTCGATCCTGG from Paracoccus sp. MA carries:
- a CDS encoding ABC transporter permease: MARIVAALMLREMATTYGRSAGGYVWAVLEPVLGVALLSVIFSLALTSPGLGSNFPLFYATGFLPFAMFNDLANKTASSIRFSRPFLAYPSVTFIDALIARVLLNALTHIAVIALVISGIFVIYRLPVVVNLASVFEALLLVTLLGVGVGTLNCYLMTAFPIWERVWQILTRPLFLMSGIFFLYDLMPSQAQDFLWFNPLIHCVGLMREGIYPTYEARYLSHELVIGVSVGLLLLGLMLLERSHRDLLER
- a CDS encoding capsule biosynthesis protein, translating into MAQGNHPPPALRPQGPGQGQPIPVRPMQQAVAQPGPRTMPGAPAIPVQPVRPPVGLARPRRRHWLMLASFLALVVLPTAVWAWYLWVRASDQYVSTVGFSVRKEQATPSIDLLGGLAPFAGGTGASDTDILYEYIRSQDMVEKIDARLDLRARFSRDWPHDFVFAFDPEDHIEDLTDYWQRQVKVLYDNTTELITLQVSAFSAQDAQAIAAAVFQESSDKINQLSTIARDDATRLAKAELEKARAELTETRQAMTAFRMRSQIVDPEADLAGQMGVLSGLQAQLAEALVAHDMLLDNAQPTDHRVTQSQQKIDALRRLIDAERGKFGAEGQGPSGESYAQLMAEYEKLAVDREFAEGAYRSARIAYETALAEAQRQARYLAAHIEPKVAQSSTEPNRPWLLAMVAGMLLAGWSILVLIYYSIRDRG